From Micromonospora carbonacea:
GCACGATGGACGGGCTATGACGCTCACCGCCGCGCTGCCGACAAGCGCCGACCCCGACACCCTCTTCGACGCGTTCGCCGGTTGGGCGAAGGAGCGCGGCCTCGACCTCTACCCCCACCAGGAGGAGGCGGTCATCGAGATCGTCTCCGGCGCGAACGTGATCATGAACACGCCGACCGGCTCGGGCAAGAGCCTGGTGGCGATCGCCGCGCACTTCGCCGCCCTGGCCGACGACCGGACGACCTTCTACACCGCCCCGATCAAGGCCCTGGTGTCGGAGAAGTTCTTCGCGCTGTGCGAGGTCTTCGGGGCCGACAACGTCGGCATGCTCACCGGCGACGCCAGCGTCAACGCCGACGCCCCGATCATCTGCTGCACCGCCGAGGTGCTGGCCAACCTCGCGCTGCGCGAGGGCGCGCGGGCCGACGTCGGCCAGGTGGTCATGGACGAGTTCCACTTCTACGCCGAGCCGGACCGGGGCTGGGCGTGGCAGGTGCCGATCATCGAGCTGCCGCAGGCCCAGTTCGTGCTGATGTCGGCCACCCTCGGCGACACCAGCCGCTTCGTCGACGACCTGACCCGGCGCACCGGCCGGCCGACCGCCGTCGTGCGCTCGGCCGAGCGGCCGGTCCCGCTCCTCTTCTCGTACGCGATGACGCCGCTGCACGAGACCCTCGAGGAGCTGTTGGAGACCAAGCAGGCCCCGGTGTACGTCGTGCACTTCACCCAGGCCGCCGCCCTGGAGCGGGCCCAGGCGCTGATGAGCGTGAACGTCTGCACCCGGGCCGAGAAGGACCTGATCGCCGAGGCGATCGGCCGGTTCCGGTTCACCTCCGGCTTCGGCAAGACCCTGTCGCGGCTGGTGCGGCACGGCATCGGGGTGCACCACGCCGGCATGCTGCCGAAGTACCGCCGGCTCGTGGAGACCCTCGCCCAGGCCGGCCTGCTCAAGGTCATCTGCGGCACCGACACGCTCGGCGTCGGCATCAACGTGCCCATCCGCACGGTGCTGTTCACCGGCCTGAGCAAGTACGACGGGGTGCGTACCCGGCTGTTGAAGGCCCGCGAGTTCCACCAGATCGCCGGCCGGGCCGGGCGGGCCGGCTTCGACACCCTCGGCCGGGTCGTCGTGCAGGCCCCCGAGCACGTCATCGAGAACGAGAAGGCCCTCGCCAAGGCCGGCGACGACCCGAAGAAGCGGCGCAAGGTGGTGCGCAAGAAGCCGCCGGAGGGCTCGATCGGCTGGGGCCAGCCGACGTTCGACCGTCTGGTCGAGGCCGAGCCGGAGCCGCTGACGTCCAGCTTCCAGGTCAGCCACTCGATGCTGCTCAACGTCATCGGCCGCCCCGGCGACGCGTTCGCCGCGATGCGGCACCTGCTCACCGACAACCACGAGGACCGCGCCGCCCAGCGCCGGCACATCCGCCGGGCCATCGCCATCTACCGGGCGCTGCGGGCCGGCGGGGTGGTCGAGGAGCTGCCCGAGCCGGACGAGACCGGTCGCCGGGTGCGGCTCACCGTCGACCTCCAGCTCGACTTCGCGCTCAACCAGCCGCTGTCGCCCCTCGCGCTGGCCGCGATCGAGCTGCTCGACGCCGAGAGCCCGTCCTACGCCCTCGACGTGCTCAGCGTGATCGAGTCGATCCTCGACGACCCCCGCCAGGTGCTGTCCGCGCAGCAGTTCAAGGCCCGCGGCGAGGCGGTCGCCGCGATGAAGGCCGAGGGCATCGAGTACGAGGCCCGCCTCGAACTGCTCGACGAGGTGACCCACCCGAAGCCCCTGGCGGAGCTGCTCGACGCCGCGTACGAGATGTACCGGCGGGGGCACCCGTGGGTCGCCGACCACCAGCTCTCCCCCAAGTCCGTCGTGCGGGACATGTACGAGCGGGCGATGACCTTCACCGAGTACGTGCAGTTCTACTCCCTCACCCGCTCCGAGGGCCTCGTGCTGCGCTACCTCGCCGACGCGTACAAGACGCTGCGACAGACCGTGCCCGAGGACGCCAAGACCGAGGAGCTGATCGACCTCATCGAGTGGCTGCACGAGCTGGTCCGCCAGGTCGACTCCAGCCTCATCGACGAGTGGGAGCGGCTGAAGAACCCGTCGGACGTCGCCGAGGCCGCCGAGGCGCACGCCGCCCTCGACGACCGGCCGCCGGCGGTCACCCGCAACGCGCGGGCGTTCCGGGTGCTGGTGCGCAACGCGCTGTTCCGCCGGGTCGAGCTGGCCGCCCTGCGCCGCTGGGACCTGCTGGGCGAGCTCGACGCCGCCGACGGCTGGGACGCCGACGCGTGGGCCGACGCGCTGGAGCCCTACTTCGAGGTGTACGACTCGATCGGCACGGGGCCGGACGCCCGCGGCCCGGCGCTGCTAATGATCGAGCAGGGCCGGGACCGGTGGACGGTCCGGCAGATCCTCGACGACCCCGACGGCGACCACGACTGGCGCATCAGCGCCGAGGTCGACCTGGCCGCCTCCGACGAGGTCGGCGCGGCCGTCGTCCGGATCACGGACGTCGGCCAGCTCTGACCCCGGGCGCGGTCGGCCCGGACGCCGCCGCCTCCACCGGGCACGACGCCTCGGACACGCGCGGCGTCCGGGGTCTGCTCGCCGGTGCCGGCCGGTGGGGCATGGGCGCGGCGGCTGGCGCTGCTCCGGCGGGGCGCGGCGCGCGGTCCCGGCGGGCGGCTGGCCGCGCTCGCCAACCCCGTCGTCCTGGCCGCCCCCTGACCGCTCGCCCGGATGTGCGCGGGGTGCGTAGCGCCGGGCAGACGGCTGCCGATACGCCCCTCATTTCCCTGGGCGATGTCAGACCCGTCGATTAGAATGTATGTACTAAACCAAGTCCTGACCTGGGAGGACTTCCGTGACCGCGCCCACCTCCAGCACCCTCCCGCCCTACGCCACCCTCCTCGGCTTCACCCGGTACGTCGACCGCACCGGGCCCACCAAGGCCAGCTTCGTCGGGGGCCTGCGCAAGCAGCGGGCCAGCAAGCACGGGTTCAACCCGCACGGTCAGTTCGTCAAGGCGCTCAAGGCCGACGTCGCGTTCCACACCGGCGGCACCCACCTGGCGCAGGTGGCCGACGCGGTCAAGCCGCGCTGGCAGCCGCTCTACCGGGCGCTCGTGCCGGGCGCGACGGCCTGGCTGCACTCCCTCGGCGAGCCGACCGGCATCGACCTGGCGCAGACCCGCGACGCCTTGGCCATGCTCGGCGACCTGCCGGTGAAGATCAATCCGCACTTCGGCATCCGGCACGCCGCCGACGGCCGCGCCGAGGCCGTCCGCCTGCACTTCGACGAGGCCCCGCCCAGCGAGGAGGCGGCCCTGGCCACCCTGCACCTGATGGCCCGGCACATGGACGCGGTCCTGCCGCACGCCGCGCCCGTCCTGGTCGACGTGCGGCGGGGCGTGGCGCACCGGATGCCCGACGGCGTCAGGCCCGAGCAGGTCGAGCAGTGGCTGGCCGGCGAGGCGGCGGCCTTCCGCGCGATCTGGTCCACCGCCGCCTGACCCGTCCCACCGCCGCCCGCCCTACCCGCGCCACCTCCCACCGTCCCCACGGGCGGAGGGAGGTGGCGCGATCGCGTACGGGGCCGAGCGGCGCGCCACACGGCAGGCGCGGACGTCGGAGTCGGGGTGGGGTGGGCTGCATGATCGTGCTCGATCCCGGAAACAGTGGCATCCGGGCGCGCGGATGCCACTGTTTCACCGATTAAGCACGATCTTGAAGCCGGGCAGAGCAGGGCAGGGCGGGGCCCAAGCGGTCAGGGTTGGCCGTGGGGGTCAGGCCGCCGGGACGTACTTCTCCAGGTCGTCGATGATCTTGTTGGCGGCGCCGACGCCGATGCCCGTCATCCAGGTCTCGTCGGAGACCACGTGCGCCCGGCCCGCCTTGACCGCCGACAGCCCCTTCCACAGCGTGCCGCCGGTGACGGTGGCCTGCTCCGCGGCGGCCTTCTCGCCGTACGCGGTCACGAAGACGACGTCGGCGTCGACCTCGTTGACCCGCTCGGCGCTGACCAGGTCGAACCGCTTGTCCTCCTTGCCGGCGAGCTGCTGCCGCTCCGGGCGGCCGAGGCCGGTGTCGCCGACGACGATGCCGGAGAAGGAGTCCGGCCCGTACACCCGGATCGCGCCGGGGATGAAGCGCACGATGGAGACGGTGCGGTCGGCGGCGTCGCCGAGCTTCGCGCCGAAGTCCTTCGCCCGCTTCTCGTACGCGGCCAGCAGGTCCTTGGCCTGCTGCTCCTTGCCCAGGGCCTGACCGTCGAGGAGGAAGTTCTCCTTCCAGGTGATGCCCACCTTCTCGGTGAACACGGTCGGCGCGATGGCGGCCAGCTCGTCGTAGAACTTCTCCTGACGGAACTTGCTGCCGAGGATCAGGTCGGGCTTGAGGGCGTTGATCGCCTCCAGGTCGGGCTCGGTGAGCACCCCGACCTCCTTGATGCCGGCCAGCTTCTCCTCGCCGAAGTAGGTGGGCCAGCTCCTCGCCTCGCCGGCGGTCGCCGCGCCGACGGGTGTGACCCCGAGCGAGAGCGCTGTGTCGATCTTGTCGGTGTCGAGGACGACGACCCGCTTCGGCTCGGCGGGCACCTTGGTGGTGCCCATGGCGTGCGTGACCTCACGGGTCTGTCCGGTGGCGGTGCCGGCGACGGGGTCGCTCTCACCGCAGGCGGTGAGTCCGACGCCGAGGGCGACGGCCGCGGTGAGCACGGCGGCGAGACGACGCATGGTGGGGTTCCTTTCGAGTGGTTCAGCCGGCCGACGGGCCGGCGGGAGAGGCAGGGACAGCGGAAGCAGAAGAGGAAGAGGCCGGGGCCGGGACGGCGGCCGGGGAGGGGGTGGTGAGGGCGGGCACGACCAGGGGCGCGCCGCTCACCGGGCAGGGCACCACCACGCAGTCGAGCCCGAAGACGTCGCGGACCAGCGCCGCGGTGAGGATCTCCCGGGGCGGGCCGGCGGCGACCACCGCCCCGGCGCGCATGGCGACGAGGTGGTCGGCGTACCGGGCGGCCTGGTTGAGGTCGTGCAGCACCGCGACGACGGTGCGGCCCCGTTCGGCGCGCAGCCGGTGCAGCAGGTCCAGCACCTCGACCTGGTGGGCCAGGTCGAGGAAGGTCGTCGGCTCGTCCAGCAGCAGCGCCTCGGTGTCCTGGGCGAGGGTCATCGCGATCCAGACCCGCTGCCGCTGGCCGCCGGAGAGGGTGTCCACCGGGCGGTTGGCGAGGCCGGCCACGTCGGCGAGGGCCATCGCCTCGTCGACGGCGGCGCCGTCGGCCGCCGACCACTGCCGCCACCACCGCTGGTGCGGCTGCCGGCCCCGGCCGACCAGGTCGGCGACCGTCACCCCCTCGGGCACCAGCGGGCTCTGCGGCAGCACCCCGAGCCGCCGGGCGACCTCCCGGGTCGGCAGGTCCCGGATGGCGGTGCCGTCGAGCAGCACGGCGCCCCGGCGCGGGGTCAGCAGTCGCGCCATGGTGCGCAGCAGGGTGGACTTGCCGCAGGCGTTCGGCCCGACGATGACGGTGAACGCCCCGGCGGGCAACGTCACGTCGAGGCCGTCCAGGACGGTCCGCTCGTCGTAGCCGACGACCAGGTCGCGGGTGGAGAGCATCGCGGCTCCTCGGGAGGGGTCGGCGGGGTCCGGTGCGCCGGCGGGGGCGGGCGGAGCGGCGGGCGCGGGGGTCGTCACGACGCCCTCCGCCGGCCGCGCAGCAGCAGGAACATCAGGTACGGTCCGCCGATCGCGGCGGTCAGCACGCCCGCCGGAAGCTGGGTGGGCGCGAACAGCCGGCGGCCGGCGAGGTCGGCGAGGACCAGCAGCAGCGCCCCGAGCAGGGCGGAGCAGAGCAGCGGGGGCCGCTCGGCGCGGACCAGCCGGCGGGCCAGTTGCGGGGCGACGAGGGCGACGAAGTCGACGGCGCCGACCTGCGCGGTGACCATCGCTGCGGCGAGCACGCCGGTGCCGGCCAGGGTGACCCGGCGGGCCACGGGGCGCACCCCGATCCCCCGGGCCGTGTCGTCGTCCAGGGCGGTGCTGTTGAGCGCCCAGCCGGCCCAGAGCAGCACCGGCAGGAGCGCCAGCAGGGTCGCGGCGATCCACGCCGCCTCGGTCCAGCCCTTGCCGGCGAGGGTGCCGAGCAGCCAGATCTGGGCGCGCAGCCCGTCGATCGGGTCGGCGGTCAGCAGGACCACCTCGATGAGCGCCCGCAGCCCGAAGGCGACCGCCACCCCGGCGAGCACGAAGCGCTGGGCGGCCAGCCCGTGCCGGGCGCCGAGGGCGA
This genomic window contains:
- a CDS encoding DEAD/DEAH box helicase; translation: MTLTAALPTSADPDTLFDAFAGWAKERGLDLYPHQEEAVIEIVSGANVIMNTPTGSGKSLVAIAAHFAALADDRTTFYTAPIKALVSEKFFALCEVFGADNVGMLTGDASVNADAPIICCTAEVLANLALREGARADVGQVVMDEFHFYAEPDRGWAWQVPIIELPQAQFVLMSATLGDTSRFVDDLTRRTGRPTAVVRSAERPVPLLFSYAMTPLHETLEELLETKQAPVYVVHFTQAAALERAQALMSVNVCTRAEKDLIAEAIGRFRFTSGFGKTLSRLVRHGIGVHHAGMLPKYRRLVETLAQAGLLKVICGTDTLGVGINVPIRTVLFTGLSKYDGVRTRLLKAREFHQIAGRAGRAGFDTLGRVVVQAPEHVIENEKALAKAGDDPKKRRKVVRKKPPEGSIGWGQPTFDRLVEAEPEPLTSSFQVSHSMLLNVIGRPGDAFAAMRHLLTDNHEDRAAQRRHIRRAIAIYRALRAGGVVEELPEPDETGRRVRLTVDLQLDFALNQPLSPLALAAIELLDAESPSYALDVLSVIESILDDPRQVLSAQQFKARGEAVAAMKAEGIEYEARLELLDEVTHPKPLAELLDAAYEMYRRGHPWVADHQLSPKSVVRDMYERAMTFTEYVQFYSLTRSEGLVLRYLADAYKTLRQTVPEDAKTEELIDLIEWLHELVRQVDSSLIDEWERLKNPSDVAEAAEAHAALDDRPPAVTRNARAFRVLVRNALFRRVELAALRRWDLLGELDAADGWDADAWADALEPYFEVYDSIGTGPDARGPALLMIEQGRDRWTVRQILDDPDGDHDWRISAEVDLAASDEVGAAVVRITDVGQL
- a CDS encoding ABC transporter substrate-binding protein — protein: MRRLAAVLTAAVALGVGLTACGESDPVAGTATGQTREVTHAMGTTKVPAEPKRVVVLDTDKIDTALSLGVTPVGAATAGEARSWPTYFGEEKLAGIKEVGVLTEPDLEAINALKPDLILGSKFRQEKFYDELAAIAPTVFTEKVGITWKENFLLDGQALGKEQQAKDLLAAYEKRAKDFGAKLGDAADRTVSIVRFIPGAIRVYGPDSFSGIVVGDTGLGRPERQQLAGKEDKRFDLVSAERVNEVDADVVFVTAYGEKAAAEQATVTGGTLWKGLSAVKAGRAHVVSDETWMTGIGVGAANKIIDDLEKYVPAA
- a CDS encoding ABC transporter ATP-binding protein, whose product is MLSTRDLVVGYDERTVLDGLDVTLPAGAFTVIVGPNACGKSTLLRTMARLLTPRRGAVLLDGTAIRDLPTREVARRLGVLPQSPLVPEGVTVADLVGRGRQPHQRWWRQWSAADGAAVDEAMALADVAGLANRPVDTLSGGQRQRVWIAMTLAQDTEALLLDEPTTFLDLAHQVEVLDLLHRLRAERGRTVVAVLHDLNQAARYADHLVAMRAGAVVAAGPPREILTAALVRDVFGLDCVVVPCPVSGAPLVVPALTTPSPAAVPAPASSSSASAVPASPAGPSAG
- a CDS encoding FecCD family ABC transporter permease, with amino-acid sequence MSAVAPARPGPAVRPAAPAGRSLLRLGPLRVPVRRRPVLVAAALAGLLVAAGLLSLSLGTPYVATPDVLRALGGASTPYDLVVLGLRLPRLVLAAVAGAAFGVAGTLIQSVARNPLASPDVIGITQGAGLAATVALTSGAAAVLVAPAALLGGLAAAVAVFALGARHGLAAQRFVLAGVAVAFGLRALIEVVLLTADPIDGLRAQIWLLGTLAGKGWTEAAWIAATLLALLPVLLWAGWALNSTALDDDTARGIGVRPVARRVTLAGTGVLAAAMVTAQVGAVDFVALVAPQLARRLVRAERPPLLCSALLGALLLVLADLAGRRLFAPTQLPAGVLTAAIGGPYLMFLLLRGRRRAS